A segment of the Manihot esculenta cultivar AM560-2 chromosome 13, M.esculenta_v8, whole genome shotgun sequence genome:
AAGCTCATAGAAAACCACAGCCTGTCAGTCCCGCAGAGCAgattctttatttaattttccctAGGAATATTTGCAGAAATCTGTCTCTAGTGATTCCTGTTTCATGAAGAATCGCAGATTCAGCTCCACTAAGCTTTTCATACATTTTCTCCCAAACAGAAGATCTCGACCCTTATTTTATTTCGCCGGGCCATCGCTTTCAAAAAGCGCTTCTCTTGGTTGTGCAtgatttccttttcttttgtctgcCGCAAGGTATATACACGTGCTTGTGATTTGGCTGCTTTGATAGATTGACGTCTGTTCGTTTAAGGGTTATTGTTTGAACTGGTTATTGGTTCTGATAATCGATTTATTAGGTAGCAGACTTGTTGGGTGCTCAGTCTTTGGTTGAATGGTAAAGAAATGAGTTGCTTTCCTCGAGAATTAAGTCTAGCCATAATGTTGGCCACCTATCCTCCAAATTTGGAGTATCTGCGATATTTCCCAGATTTCTTTTGGTCAACTATCCTCTGAAATAAGTTGCTTCGATTTGATCGGCGGAACTTGGCCTATGCTTTGATGTTTGTTATCTCTGACATGAGTTGCTTAGATTTGATCGAGTGAAGTTGGCATATGTTTTGGTGTTTGTTTTTGCTTATTATGCAGTTGATGCCTAATTCCTTCAGGTTATAGGAGTGAGGTTTCGTTCTTCATTAGAAACATGTCATCTTCAACAAGTTCGGTGCCCATGAAGAAGCAGACGGTTCCCGAAAATGAAGTTCAGCAGGTTCAATTGCTCAATGGAGTTGAGGATTTGTACCAAGGAGTTGTTGTAGAAATAAAGGAATATATCGACTCCAGTATTTTTATTCCTTTACTTAGAGCTTCACTTTCACAATGGAAGCAACAGGTACTTCTTAATCATATAAATTTGTTTGTCCTATACCCGCTTGATTGTGCTGCAATTTAATCATTATTTTTGTTTTGctaatttttattatgtatTATTTGCTAGGGGAAGAGGGGTGTTTGGATCAAATTGCCAATTGAATTTTCTCATCTCGTCAATCCTGTAGTTCAGGTAAATAAATCAGAAAAATGGCATATTGTAAGCTGCTGGATTTTGCTACGCATATTAGAGTATTAGGACTAATTagttagaaaattttttaattttcttatcaACCTATATATCATGTAACCATGTTCTGTTAATTTTGCAGGAAGGGTTTAGATACCACCATGCTGAACCAGATTACTTGATGTTAGTGAATTGGCTACCTTATACTCCTGATACTCTTCCAGTAAATGCAACACATCGGGTGGGTATTGGAGCATTTATAGTGAATAATAATGGAGAGGTATTCACATCTTCTTGTTTAACTTAGATTCTCCATTCTAAGGTTTCTTTAATCAAGTTTTCTCATGGAGGAAAATTCCTCTTTTTCTTAACCGGAAGGATTAAGCTTATCCGGGTTCTATTTTTGAATTCCTATTGTTGTTTGTAATTTGTGAAACCTAGCGGCTTGGTAGCTACTGCTTCTTATTTTGGCATTAAATTTTTCCGATAGGTGCTTGTAGTTCAAGAAAAGAGTGGTGGATTCAAAGGTACTGGGTTATGGAAGTTGCCTACTGGGGTAGTCAACGAGGTGAGTTTTATTAGGACTGTCGATTTGCTGGTTTTAAGATATTTTCCataataaattgaatatttcTATCTACAGGGCGAGGATATTTGTGAAGCTGCAATTCGGGAGGTTAAAGAAGAAACTGGAGTAAGTAATAAGTTTATAGTTTGTATAGACTAGAAGAAGTAACATGACTTGGAATGTATCTTTAAATCCTTAGGAGCTATAGTAAATCTGATGTCTTTAATCTTTATTTCGTATCAGATTGAGGCAGAATTTGTAGAAATTTTAGCGTTCAGGTAAGAAATTTGTTATTGAACTCCTACTTCATCGATCTCTAGATTCTTGTGCTGTATATAAATCATTTAGTACTTTCTGCTATTGAGATTTTTCTGTCAAAGAATATAAAAACTCTAGCTCCTCCTATAGTGTtcccttaaaggctgattcatTCATAATCTCATTTTATTGTTTATCCACAGACAAAGCCACCGTTCATTTTTTGGCAAATcagatttatttttcatttgtaTGTTACGACCACTCTCCTTTGACATCCAGAAGCAAGAATCAGAAGTTGAGGCTGCACAGGTACCATTTCTTAATAAATCACCTGCTGATCACAATACTGTATTAGTTCCTGtgatgaatgaaaaaaaaaactattatgtTATCTATGAATTTACGATTACCTGCTTGCTTGGCTGTAACCTTGTAATAATATATCTTCTAGTTAGGTTACATCCTATATCACAAACCAAAGATGTATCAAAGAAAAAATAGGACTCTTTACTTTACATCATAGTAATTTGTTTATTTCTTATCTTTGTTTTACATAGTGGATGCCAATGGAGGACTATGTGAATCAACCATATAATCAAAAACACCAGCTCTTCAAGCTTATTGCAGAAATATGCAAAACTAAGTCAGAGAGCAACTATGTTGGGTTTTCTGCATTTCCTACAACCACAGCTTCTGGTAAAAAGACTTACTTATACTTCAACAGTAGTGATTTTAGCAAACTCTAAGGCCTTTACCGTGGAATTTTGTGAGTCTTACAATGAAATGTGGTGGTTGAGATTCTGAGGTCAGTAGTAACGTTCATTAGTGGACGGATAATTGAGAGATGATGAAAGAGCCTCTagaagaaaacaaaaatatgtaattttagCTATTGTTGTAATAAATTATCCATGATAACATAGTTTAGTATCTGATTGAGACACTTTTGTTTTGATGTGTTGAAATAGACATATTATACCTAGTTTTACTGTTACTCAGGGACTCGGACGCATATTTCTCCAGTATTTTGTATGTGAATTATGAAGTATGGAGTTTAAAGAgactttcttttaatttaaaagttaagagaATAAGGGCAAAGGGCCTTTAAGAAATAGAGCTGCTGAGTTATTCTTCTTGTTGAAATTTTCTCCTTTCTGTCATTTtcatatctaaaaaataaaagaccatgtcaaaaagaaaaagaggaaatttGGGGAAAAAAAGGTAAAATGTACTTTCGAGTTCTCATGGAAAAGCCCCTAAAGTCAAATTCCCAATAAATGGATTATatagaagataaaaaaaaaattctaaactaGAATATAATCCATAAAATCAATAATACATTATAAACTTGTCGAATTAAGAATTTGacactaaataaaataaatatttattaaaaatattttattttttagtggaCCAAgccactataaataaaataatatctgTAGTTATATCGAGAAAAAAATGAGGTTGTGTCAATTATATTCCTAATAGCATGAGAGTTTATTTTACACACAATGACGTTTTAGAACGGAGGAACCAAACTTAAAATTGACAATAAGCCAAgttgaaatattatttataaaatataaaataaataataaaattacagtaattttaaataaaataacatgctgaagattaattaattttatcattaaatcaGTAACACTAATATTAAATAGGATAGATAAACATGTGATGTCAGCATGGCACGTTTCATGCCACCAAAACAACCACCTCGTAGTTTTGTTTATGGAGAGATATTTTcagtatttttattatatttataaccgTCATTGTATTGTATTATCCTTCTgctcaattaaaaaatattacttattttataatttttatttattttattttttatatatattaaaaaaataattacttaatctttataatataaaaaaacaactaataaatctctcaattttaaaaaatatattaaaatatttttaattaaaaaaatattaataaattctgttattgtaaaatataaaatcaaagaaTCAATCTGTTATACAATAAattcaaaacattaaaaaatataatttatatttatttatatataaaaattatgataaatttaatttttttaaatattctattaattaaaatttttaaatattttaaatatcaaaaaatttataaaaatttttcgaAAATTAATTTCGATAAAATAAATGGAAGCTTAATAATTGGAAAGTGTCCGATATGGGAAAGCATGAAAAACTGACGATCTTCGATTTAAGTGCATTAATGACTCTTTAATTCTGAGAAatgttcaaatttttaaaagtgaataaaaaaataattttaatttttttaaacattaaaatgtaaaagaGAATTACtatcaaatttataaatttttaaaaattaattaattaatttttattttaaaatcattcaattaaaatatttatatgttttataaaattaaattttttatttattttttataaaaattattaattaatttattttaatattaattaaataaaataattattataaatatttaaaattataaaaattaaataaagataaaataatataaataattcaacACGATAACGATATTTTTAACAtgagaattaaaaattatttataaacaaTGGAATGATTTTGAAATAAACCGACTAATTAATTTCAACaaaattatagtaatttatTTAAGAGATTCCAACCTCCCcaagttattttataattgaacCTCCCTCAGTTATCGATGGAGTGGGGTTCCTTTAAAATCTTCGGCTATACAGCACTGAGGGTTCCACAGAGGCTCCTGGCGTCATTGTCCAGTTTCCGATGGCTGTAGTGAGAGCGGAGTGGCTCAAGGTTCCTCCTTTCTTTCTCTCTGTTCTTATCATGAACACGCTTTTTGGGAATTCAATTTCTTGTTATTTCATtcaatttggtgattttcttgaaatttttttcaaaaaacctGAAATTCTTGAAATGGGTTTGAGGTTTCCAATTTGGTAGAAGAAATTCATGTCTAAATTATCTTACCTTAGATTGATGGTTGTGTTCTCTGCGTGTTTCAGCTTGATCAAAATGGAGCTGGTCCTGGAGCCAGAAGCTCACATGCAATTACTCTCGTAGGTGACAAGGCCTATGCATTTGGTGGCGAATTCACTCCTCGTGTCCCCGTCGACAACAACCTTTACGTCTTCGATCTCCAGACCCAGACATGGTCCATCCCCGTAGTCACCGGCGATATTCCTCCACCGAGGGTTGGTGTCACAATGGCCGCTGTCGGCAAAACTATCTATGTGTTTGGTGGCAGGGACGCTACACACAAAGAGCTGAACGAGCTCTACTCTTTTGACACATTTTCAAACAAGTGGACTCTACTATCTGCTAGCGACATCGGCCCTCCTCACCGGAGCTACCATTCAACCACCTCCGATGATCGACACGTGTATATCTTTGGTGGATGTGGTGTTTCGGGTCGATTAAATGATCTATGGGCCTATGATGTGGTGGAAGAAAAATGGATCAAGCATCCAACAGCAGGAGAAAACTGCAAGGGAAGAGGTGGGCCGGGGCTGGTCGTAGCCCAAGGAAAAATATGGGTTGTTTATGGGTTCGCCGGAAGAGAGACGGATGATATTCATTGCTTTGATCCGGCGGAGGGGAAGTGGGAGCAAGTGGAGATAAGTAGGGAGAAACCAACGGCGAGAAGTGTATTTTCAACAGTTGGGATtggaaaatatataataatatatggtGGGGAAGTGGACCCCAGTGACTTGGGACACCTGGGCGCCGGGAAGTTCACCGGCGAGGTGTGGGCGCTGGACACGGAGGCTTTAAGGTGGCAGAGGATAGATGATGCGGTGGGAGAAGCGAACCATCCAGGGGCAAGAGGGTGGTGTGCATTTGGTTCGGGTAGGTTGAATGGAAAAGAGGGGCTTTTGGTGCTCGGAGGAAACTCTCCGAGCAATGACCGGCTGGATGATATTTTCTTCCTCAGTTGTCGCCTAGATGCAAATTAAAAGAACTAAAGGAGTATTTTGGTAATTATCTGTGTgtgctttttttaattttttatttggtaATGTGAGGTTTGTTAAGAGTATGTGATCTCCCTGTTTTATTAACAGGGGAGTGTTTGTCTGCAagtgaataataaattatattgtaaaaatGAAATGacattgagttttttttttttaaggtaattatttagtttttaaatattattattattaatatatttttttaatgaaatgtttttgttatttagttttttttcttaaataaaattttttatttagtttttaaatattattattattaacaaatcagtttttatattttaaaaattttattaaaatatttttattttttatatttattaaaatattattattattatttttttcaacgaaatagtcaataattttcttaaaaaatataaaaataaaaagaaagaaagaagataatgaaaaagaaaaagaaaaaaaattgctgCATTTTGCTCCTCTTCTAAGAAGAAAAAAAGTTCGAAGAAGAATTAAAgtggaagaaaaaaaaggaaaaaaagaagagaaaaaagaagaggaagaaaagtttGATGAAGAATTAAAGAGgatgaaaaaaaaggaaaaaaggaaaaaaaagaggaaaaagaaaaagagaaagaaaaagaggaggagaaaaagaatgtggtaatttaaatttttgttatatttttaatagtaaatataaatgaaataaatatagatgaaataattattttattgatggagagaaaaaataaaatttttttaataaatttttaaaaatatagaaagtgatttgttagtaataataataaaatctaaacaCTGTTAAGGAAAAGGGTCCTAGACCTAGAACATAGCACCAGACCAAAATAAAGGCTTCTAAGTGTaagaaataaaaagttaaaatcaaaaaaattcaaACCCAAGAAAATAGGCCCAAAGCCCAAAAGAGATCAAAAGCTTAACCCACTAGATAATCTTAGCTTGCTGAGAATGAGAGGGCTCTTCACAGCCGCCCACAAGATAGATGCCAATGAGCAGGGGCTGCTGAGGTCGCTAGAGAAGATGAGAAGAACACCTAATGAAGCATAAGACCAACTAGAAGCTGCTCCCAGCTATATCAAGGACCACAGAAGTAAGAAACATACAAAACATGGTCAAGCCTTCATTTGAGCTATGAAAGGGGATGCAGAGAGAGCTCGTCGGTAATTTTGGGCTTTAAGATCATTCATTTGAAAATGCAAAAACGGCTATAGATTCTCAAGAATTTCAACATTAACATAAAGAACACACCCTTCTACGGTCAAAGTAGATTAGAATTGTTCTGAGGTGCATGTAGACTAAGAGGGCTGAAGAAGAAGGGAAGGAGGCGTCGCAGAAAGGAAGCCTCTTTTATCTCCCAAAACATGTAAGGTCAGTGCAAAGATTTGctgaaaatacataaataacatttcattaattgcCTTTTCAGTCTTTTACTGTAAATAAacacatatataatattttgtaataaattaagaaaataactaagaaaattattaaatggGATATAGTTATGGAATATTCCACATTAAAGGgtgcaattttaattaaaaaaattaaatttatagaaaaaaaattacaaggTTGCAAAAACTTTGacaatttaacataattaaagtatatatggatgtatataattttaatattgctttaattattttactatttcctCTAGATAAAAAAAACCtgcaatattaaatttaattgtatactaataatattaaaacaaGTTTATCCATATGTCATTGaggattaaaataaaagaaaaaatataaaaatattaattaatttcattgattttcatttttttaatttaataatttaatttatatcaaaatagtatttataataatattgtaGTTAATAAATATGacaattcaaataaaatataattattaattaaaaaataaaaatataaaaaataccaTCCTATTTcatccatttttattttaaaatacggGATTTAATTTCTGTTAAATTAGTATTGATTTTCATATCAACATTATGGATAGGCATTCGATCGGTTTGGTTCAACCGAACCaaacaaaataaatagaaaattaaaattttagtatttataaaaattaaattaattttaaaaaaaatatttgaatcgAATAGATATGActcgatttgatttgatggattaaatttttaattttttatattttatttttaatattttaaaatttaattaaaatattttacctttcattatgatttaatttctgtatattataaaagataatatactagttttattaatatattcggttctatttttttaattttttaattaaaattaaatcaaattgaaataataaaaattttaaaattaaaaatcgatgaaattaaaataaataaaaaattaaatcaaaatttcaaattaattcaattcaattagttTTTATAGTTTGAATTAAATACGACTTGCTCTTGTTAATACAAATTGACCTATAAATCttgaagtaaaaaattaataaaattgcatggtatttttattttttatagaaaaatgaaGTAGGTTTAGTTTGATTCAGTAGAAAGTAACTATAAAGAAAAAGTAACTTGTGCATTATTTCTTCATTTTACACAAGAAAAACAATTCATAGGAAGTTTCCTTTTCCCCTTCCATCTCCATTGATTaccatatatttattttattgggTCAAATTATTTTTGGGTGTTCCACTTTCTTgacaatgaaaatttaaaatcttcttcttttgccTGGAAACTTGAACGAGTCAAGATTTCCAAGTCTTCAGCTCCTCAACTGCTAGGAATTTGCAAGCTGGATGCAAACAAAAGCTCTATAAATTCAAAGAACTTCAACAAGTTTTAACCACACAAGCTCTTCCCTTTtccgagaaaaaaaaagaaagaaaacagcaGCAGTGTTATATTCATTTGTTTGGGCATGCAGACGCTTAGAAATATAAAACTGCGTCGTCTTGCAAGTAACACATCTCTACCACCATCTTCTTCATTCACTCATCTTCCAAGAATGAGGAGATGTCTCTCTCCTGTATCTTCCTGTCTTGCCTTTTCAACAGGTATGAATTTGATATAAAATTCCAGAGATTTCAGCTTTGTGTTGTGTTTGGTGTTGCCTTCCATCAGAATTTTGTTTTTGGGTTATTTCTATCGGAAAATTGGTGGTGAAATTattggaaaaaagaaaagaggaagaagaattgAGATACGTTTTTTTGAGTTGCTGCATATTTAAACATTTTATCCAATAATGGAAATGGCTTGATGGGTTAAATGCAGGCACACTTCTTCTGGCCTCTCTCTTGCTCTCCATGATGAGGAGTGAGATCTTTTTACTTCTGctgctttttctcttttttacttATAGTTAATAGGAATAAGATTTCTGGAATTTAAATTTCGATCAGAGCCAATTatacaataaataaaatcttgaaTCTTGATTATTGAATCATTCTAAAGAATCAAATATGGCGAAATTATTTAGAGAATTCACCTcacaattgaacaaaaattacatgagctaaaaaaaaaatcaaaacttgACCAAAACACCCAACAAAAATGGAAACTAAAACAAGGTCTGATCAAGATTATATAAACACCCAATTAATTAatatctctctctatatattttCATATTGATCAGCATTGCAATTTAGCTAAAATAAAAgtagttaatttattaaatatatacacCTAATTACACTTCAGCTCAGTTGATTGGTCCGTTAACTTTCTAGCTAAGGTGACCAAGTCAATTCCAATAGCTAGAAAACTAGGGTGTTATGGTGTTAAGTCTAAACTGAACTGCTGCTaattgggttttttttttttatcaaaatcttgCCTGACCCAGTCTACTCCAGTTTTGGCAACCATATATGCaagtataaattattattattatttaatattcttatatttttattaattgtttttattaatgaattagttaaatttttaagtataaattgatatattcctagtaaacaagaaaagaagggtttttttttttatggctaaaataaattcaaaaacttaaattattaacttttaGATATAAACTTGAAGAGAAAGAAGAGTTGAGAATACGctgaatatataaattaatctgaattttatcagaaaaaaaaagTCTAATGCATCCTTAATTTCATAATCACTCTATTTCACGGTTGAACTTTacgataataaaataaaaaataataataaaatttatcaattaaatgatttatttattatttgaaatgtgTTAGTATatgtaatttaataaatttaagtaaatcgattatgtaaatttaatcttttaacttttataaaaaaaagtataataGTGTTTAGGTTTGAAACCgtataatatttgatttaaacgTCTTTAAATCAAACCAATTTTAAGAATCACTCTATAATTAATGATTTGAGACGATTTTGATAGTCAAGATTAAATAAGCAAAAAATAGAACTCTTAGACGATATACATTCATAAGCCTCACAAAAATcataagagaaaaaaaactaattaagaaaactcataaatatattatttattttatttcggaAGTAAGATCGTAAGTATATATTTACATCAATACAATCGTTATAATAATTCTCATATCAATTGTATATAAGGGATGGCTACAAGGAGTAGAGGCACAACTCGGAAACACTTCAAACCAATGATGATACCTGGGCACAGTTTTCACTAATGGCGAACTGGTcactctttttaaaaaattttaaaaataaaataatttctgaTAAGAGGAGAAATTAATATGTTTTAGATAACATGCTCAAATAAATACATAAACACtccaaaattagaaaaattataattttagtttctaAAACTGTAAGCCCCTGACAAATAGCACCCTCAACTATTCCtatttttccttcaattttgaTGTTGGCTAGGATCTTAAAATTCACTTAATTCCATATTTTAGGATTAAGAGTGAGacgaga
Coding sequences within it:
- the LOC110630090 gene encoding nudix hydrolase 7 isoform X1 is translated as MSSSTSSVPMKKQTVPENEVQQVQLLNGVEDLYQGVVVEIKEYIDSSIFIPLLRASLSQWKQQGKRGVWIKLPIEFSHLVNPVVQEGFRYHHAEPDYLMLVNWLPYTPDTLPVNATHRVGIGAFIVNNNGEVLVVQEKSGGFKGTGLWKLPTGVVNEGEDICEAAIREVKEETGIEAEFVEILAFRQSHRSFFGKSDLFFICMLRPLSFDIQKQESEVEAAQWMPMEDYVNQPYNQKHQLFKLIAEICKTKSESNYVGFSAFPTTTASGKKTYLYFNSSDFSKL
- the LOC110630090 gene encoding nudix hydrolase 7 isoform X2, which codes for MSSSTSSVPMKKQTVPENEVQQVQLLNGVEDLYQGVVVEIKEYIDSSIFIPLLRASLSQWKQQGKRGVWIKLPIEFSHLVNPVVQEGFRYHHAEPDYLMLVNWLPYTPDTLPVNATHRVLVVQEKSGGFKGTGLWKLPTGVVNEGEDICEAAIREVKEETGIEAEFVEILAFRQSHRSFFGKSDLFFICMLRPLSFDIQKQESEVEAAQWMPMEDYVNQPYNQKHQLFKLIAEICKTKSESNYVGFSAFPTTTASGKKTYLYFNSSDFSKL
- the LOC110630089 gene encoding nitrile-specifier protein 5, with translation MAVVRAEWLKLDQNGAGPGARSSHAITLVGDKAYAFGGEFTPRVPVDNNLYVFDLQTQTWSIPVVTGDIPPPRVGVTMAAVGKTIYVFGGRDATHKELNELYSFDTFSNKWTLLSASDIGPPHRSYHSTTSDDRHVYIFGGCGVSGRLNDLWAYDVVEEKWIKHPTAGENCKGRGGPGLVVAQGKIWVVYGFAGRETDDIHCFDPAEGKWEQVEISREKPTARSVFSTVGIGKYIIIYGGEVDPSDLGHLGAGKFTGEVWALDTEALRWQRIDDAVGEANHPGARGWCAFGSGRLNGKEGLLVLGGNSPSNDRLDDIFFLSCRLDAN